The Mangifera indica cultivar Alphonso chromosome 8, CATAS_Mindica_2.1, whole genome shotgun sequence genome has a window encoding:
- the LOC123223661 gene encoding probable sodium/metabolite cotransporter BASS3, chloroplastic, which yields MASMLTYLPSLPKLSVPNTKMKSVPLLSKRVKSVKTNGGLCTLACSTSSFVGRVGLQRREGNVSVLSFGINPDSAAHVANNDSSHVLSAMLPFVVAATAVAALAQPSTFTWVSKELYAPALGGIMLSIGIRLSIDDFALAFKRPLPLSVGFVAQYVLKPVLGVLIARAFGIPRIFYAGFVLTCCVAGAQLSSYASFLSKGDVALSILLTSCTTISSVIFTPLLTGLLIGSVVPVDAIAMSKSILQVVLVPVTLGLVLNTYAKPVVTVLRPVMPFVAMICTSLCIGSPLAISRSQILSTEGLQLILPVLAFHVVAFAAGYWISKIPAFRQEEEVSRTISLCSGMQSSTLAGLLATQFLGSSQAVPAACSVVAMAIMGLCLASFWGNGWQIRNLRYLIAPHPGASENNT from the exons atggCTTCCATGTTAACATATTTACCCTCTCTACCAAAACTTTCTGTACCAAATACGAAAATGAAGTCCGTTCCTTTGCTATCTAAACGCGTAAAGAGCGTTAAAACAAATGGTGGGTTGTGTACACTGGCGTGCTCTACGTCATCGTTTGTGGGAAGAGTCGGTTTGCAGCGAAGAGAAGGGAATGTTTCTGTGCTTTCGTTTGGGATAAATCCTGATTCTGCAGCACACGTGGCGAATAATGATTCGTCTCATGTTTTGTCCGCAATGCTTCCCTTTGTTGTTGCTGCTACTGCTGTTGCTGCTCTCGCTCAACCTTCAACTTTTACTTG GGTGTCCAAGGAATTATATGCACCTGCTTTAGGTGGGATCATGCTGTCTATTGGAATTAGACTTTCCATTGATGATTTTGCTCTTGCATTTAAAAG ACCTTTACCATTGTCAGTTGGGTTTGTAGCACAGTATGTGCTCAAACCGGTACTAGGAGTGCTAATTGCAAGGGCATTTGGGATTCCCCGGATTTTTTATGCAGGTTTTGTTCTCACCTGTTGTGTTGCAGGGGCTCAGCTATCAAGCTATGCTAGCTTTTTGAGCAAAGGAGATGTGGCCTTGAGCATTCTTCTCACCAGCTGTACCACCATTTCTTCAGTTATATTCACCCCTCTTTTAACAGGGCTTCTTATTGGATCTGTTGTGCCTGTTGATGCCATAGCTATGTCGAAGTCAATATTGCAG GTTGTCTTAGTTCCAGTCACTCTTGGCCTTGTGCTCAATACTTATGCAAAGCCAGTTGTGACTGTTCTTCGACCTGTGATGCCGTTTGTTGCTATGATATGTACCTCACTGTGTATTGGTAGCCCTCTTGCAATTAGTCGGAGTCAAATTTTATCAACAGAGGGTCTGCAGTTGATTCTTCCAGTATTGGCATTTCATGTAGTGGCATTTGCTGCAGGCTACTGGATCTCGAAGATTCCAGCTTTCAG GCAAGAGGAAGAAGTTAGCAGGACAATCTCGTTATGCAGTGGAATGCAAAGCTCCACCTTAGCAGGGCTTCTGGCAACCCAATTCCTTGGGAGCAGTCAAGCAGTTCCAGCAGCATGCTCAGTAGTTGCTATGGCTATAATGGGTCTATGCCTTGCTTCTTTCTGGGGCAATGGGTGGCAAATACGCAACCTACGATACTTGATTGCACCACATCCTGGAGCATCTGAGAATAATACTTGA
- the LOC123223662 gene encoding uncharacterized protein LOC123223662: MLLLLSFLTLSMATAADDDSIYQILKAHGLPMGLLPKGIRQFSFDNTGHFEVFLDQACNAKFENELHYDRNVSGTLSYGQIGSLSGISAQELFLWFPVKGIRVDIPSSGVIYFDVGVVFKQFSLSLFETPRDCMVVRSDNDDLLRDGKLIAQTLLKLDQETVARDFI, from the exons atgcTTCTCCTACTCTCCTTTCTCACTCTCTCAATGGCCACTGCCGCCGATGACGATTCAATTTACCAGATCCTTAAAGCCCACGGCCTCCCCATGGGCCTTCTCCCCAAAGGAATCCGCCAATTCAGCTTCGACAATACGGGGCATTTTGAGGTCTTTTTGGATCAAGCGTGCAATGCGAAATTCGAAAACGAATTGCACTACGATAGAAACGTTTCCGGTACTTTGAGCTACGGTCAGATCGGGTCCTTGTCGGGCATTTCCGCCCAGGAGTTGTTCTTGTGGTTTCCAGTTAAGGGAATTCGAGTCGATATCCCGAGTTCGggtgttatttattttgacGTTGGTGTTGTTTTTAAACAGTTCTCGTTGTCTTTGTTTGAAACGCCCAGAGACTGCATGGTTGTACGATCTGATAATGATGACCTGCTTCGAGATGGGAAGCTTATTGCTCAAACTCTTTTAAAG CTTGATCAAGAAACTGTTGCGAGGGATTTTATTTAG